From one Gracilibacillus salinarum genomic stretch:
- a CDS encoding DUF948 domain-containing protein, translating to MEILLYLAAIIAAIAFAVLVIYLAKVLKEVKRTMSHVADTLEGLEKQMEGITVETTALLNKTNKLAEDINDKTTRLNTLVDGVKNIGDSVNDFTNSIKTVSQSVNRIADENKETTAQAIKWSTVVMELFNKNRNKKNTMEE from the coding sequence ATGGAAATACTCTTATACTTAGCAGCCATTATAGCAGCAATTGCTTTCGCTGTTTTAGTTATCTATTTAGCGAAGGTTCTAAAGGAAGTAAAGCGTACGATGTCACATGTGGCAGATACTTTAGAAGGTTTGGAGAAACAAATGGAAGGTATCACAGTCGAGACCACCGCATTATTAAATAAAACTAATAAATTAGCGGAGGATATAAATGATAAAACAACTCGATTGAATACGTTGGTAGACGGTGTCAAAAATATTGGAGATAGCGTAAATGATTTTACGAATTCCATTAAAACCGTGTCACAATCTGTAAATCGAATTGCAGATGAAAATAAAGAAACAACAGCTCAAGCAATAAAGTGGAGTACTGTTGTAATGGAGTTATTTAATAAAAATAGAAATAAAAAAAACACAATGGAGGAATGA